The following proteins are co-located in the Paenibacillus sp. FSL H8-0079 genome:
- the ileS gene encoding isoleucine--tRNA ligase encodes MQRVDVKEKARARELRVLDKWKTENTFKRSIENREGKPNFVFYEGPPTANGKPHIGHVLGRVIKDFVGRYNTMKGYRVVRKAGWDTHGLPVELGVQKKLGISHKWEIEDYGVEKFINECKASVFEYEQQWRDLTEGIGYWTDMDNPYITLDNNYIESVWNILATIHEKGLLYRGHRVSPYCPSCQTTLSSHEVAQGYKDVKDLSATAKFKLNDSGEFVLAWTTTPWTLPSHVALAVNPEMDYSRVRQDNEVYIMATNLVEKVMKDAKGEYEIIGALKGADLVGKTYDPPFKYVQAEKANIILGAGFVTDASGTGIVHMAPAHGEDDYRVCRENGISFVNMVDLEGKFVAEVTDFAGRFVKDCDIDIVRYLSEHGRLFSKEKYEHSYPFCWRCDTPLLYYAMDSWFIQTTAIKDQLIANNSEVDWFPGHVREGRFGKFLEDLVDWNISRDRYWGTPLNIWVCEETGEQFAPHSIAELRARAVGDVPENLELHKPYVDDVKVMSSCGKYEMKRTPEVIDVWFDSGSMPFAQQHYPFENKEVFEQQYPADMICEGIDQTRGWFYSLLAVSTLLTGKAPYKAVMATGHVLDENGQKMSKSKGNVIDPWEVIEEYGTDAFRWALLSDSAPWNSKRFSKGIVGEAKSKMVDTLVNTHAFLTLYATIDGFDPQEHPFKLSAHKLDRWILSRLNSLILVVEKALLVNDYLNSSKAIEAFVDELSNWYIRRSRDRFWGSGLTEDKLDAYRTLTEVLVTTAKLVAPFTPMLAEDIYLNLATGESVHMEDYPLANEALIDAGLEQDMETARRVVELARNVRNETGIKTRQPLSELIVSLDKGFDLTSYEEIIKEEINVKGIRTEHNDAEFVDFTLKLNLKVAGKKYGKSVGFLQNFFKGMSADETRKVVSEGVLNIVSPEGEELQVTSEELLVDKQAKSGFASASGYGLTVALNTEITAALEQEGWVREVVRAVQDTRKRLDLPIEKRVRLTLDVDASLQEAIQAFDDVLRENVLVTEVTFGSNESMERIEAGGKSIGIYIEA; translated from the coding sequence ATGCAACGAGTTGACGTCAAAGAGAAGGCACGCGCCAGAGAATTACGCGTGTTAGATAAATGGAAAACGGAGAATACATTCAAAAGATCCATCGAAAACCGGGAGGGCAAGCCAAACTTCGTATTTTATGAAGGGCCGCCTACAGCGAACGGTAAACCGCATATCGGTCACGTACTGGGACGCGTAATCAAGGATTTCGTTGGACGGTATAACACGATGAAGGGTTACCGTGTCGTTCGTAAAGCGGGCTGGGATACACATGGTCTGCCTGTAGAACTGGGTGTGCAGAAGAAGCTCGGCATCTCCCACAAGTGGGAAATCGAAGATTACGGCGTGGAGAAATTCATTAACGAATGTAAAGCGAGCGTATTCGAGTACGAGCAACAATGGCGTGACCTGACGGAAGGTATCGGATATTGGACGGATATGGATAACCCATATATCACCCTTGATAACAATTACATCGAGAGTGTATGGAACATCCTGGCGACGATCCACGAGAAGGGATTGCTGTATCGTGGTCATCGTGTGAGCCCGTATTGTCCATCTTGTCAGACGACACTGAGTTCCCATGAAGTTGCACAAGGGTACAAAGACGTCAAAGACTTGAGCGCTACAGCGAAATTCAAACTGAATGACAGCGGAGAATTCGTACTCGCCTGGACGACAACGCCTTGGACATTGCCTTCGCACGTTGCACTTGCCGTGAATCCGGAGATGGACTACTCCCGTGTTCGTCAAGACAACGAAGTGTACATCATGGCAACCAATCTGGTTGAGAAAGTGATGAAAGATGCCAAAGGTGAGTATGAGATCATTGGTGCGCTGAAAGGTGCTGACCTTGTTGGCAAAACGTATGATCCTCCATTCAAGTACGTACAGGCTGAGAAAGCCAACATCATCTTGGGCGCAGGCTTTGTAACGGATGCAAGTGGTACGGGTATCGTACACATGGCTCCTGCCCACGGTGAAGATGACTACCGTGTATGCCGTGAGAATGGGATCAGCTTTGTGAACATGGTGGACCTGGAAGGCAAATTTGTCGCTGAGGTTACTGACTTTGCCGGACGTTTCGTGAAGGATTGTGATATTGATATCGTGAGATATCTGTCGGAGCATGGACGTTTGTTCAGCAAAGAAAAATATGAGCACAGCTACCCATTCTGCTGGCGTTGTGATACACCGCTTCTGTACTATGCAATGGATAGCTGGTTTATCCAAACGACAGCCATCAAGGACCAACTGATTGCTAACAATAGTGAAGTGGATTGGTTCCCGGGTCATGTTCGGGAAGGTCGCTTCGGGAAATTCCTTGAGGATCTGGTGGATTGGAATATCAGCCGTGATCGCTATTGGGGAACTCCGCTGAACATCTGGGTGTGCGAGGAGACTGGGGAACAATTTGCTCCACACAGCATTGCAGAATTGCGTGCCCGTGCGGTAGGCGACGTGCCTGAGAATCTTGAATTGCATAAACCTTATGTGGATGACGTTAAAGTCATGAGCTCTTGTGGCAAATATGAAATGAAACGTACACCGGAAGTGATTGATGTCTGGTTCGACAGCGGCTCCATGCCGTTTGCCCAGCAGCACTATCCATTTGAAAATAAAGAAGTATTCGAACAGCAGTATCCTGCGGATATGATCTGTGAAGGGATTGACCAGACACGTGGCTGGTTCTACAGCTTGTTGGCAGTTTCCACCCTTTTGACAGGCAAAGCGCCTTACAAAGCGGTTATGGCTACAGGACACGTTCTTGACGAGAACGGACAGAAGATGTCCAAATCCAAAGGTAACGTTATCGATCCTTGGGAAGTCATTGAAGAATACGGTACTGATGCATTCCGTTGGGCTTTGTTGTCTGACAGTGCACCGTGGAACAGCAAACGTTTCTCCAAAGGCATCGTCGGCGAAGCAAAATCTAAAATGGTGGATACGCTCGTCAACACCCACGCGTTCCTGACGCTTTATGCTACCATTGATGGATTTGATCCACAGGAGCACCCGTTCAAACTGTCCGCACACAAGCTGGATCGCTGGATTCTGTCAAGACTGAACAGCCTGATCCTGGTTGTAGAAAAAGCGTTGCTGGTTAACGACTATTTGAACTCTTCCAAAGCGATCGAAGCTTTTGTTGATGAGTTGAGTAACTGGTATATCCGTCGTTCCCGTGACCGTTTCTGGGGAAGTGGCCTGACAGAGGATAAATTGGACGCTTACCGTACATTGACTGAGGTACTGGTGACTACTGCGAAGTTGGTTGCTCCGTTCACACCGATGCTGGCAGAAGACATCTATCTGAACCTTGCAACAGGTGAGAGTGTGCACATGGAAGACTATCCGTTAGCTAACGAAGCACTGATTGATGCAGGACTGGAACAGGATATGGAGACGGCTCGCCGCGTGGTCGAACTTGCCCGTAACGTTCGTAACGAAACAGGCATCAAGACACGTCAGCCGCTGTCCGAATTGATCGTTTCCCTGGATAAAGGATTTGACCTGACAAGTTACGAAGAGATCATCAAAGAAGAGATCAATGTAAAAGGAATCCGTACCGAGCATAATGATGCGGAATTCGTTGACTTTACATTGAAGCTGAACCTGAAGGTCGCAGGTAAAAAATACGGCAAAAGCGTAGGGTTCCTGCAAAACTTCTTCAAGGGAATGTCTGCCGATGAGACGCGTAAAGTGGTTTCGGAAGGTGTACTGAACATCGTTTCTCCAGAAGGAGAAGAGCTGCAAGTGACGAGCGAAGAATTGTTGGTCGATAAACAGGCCAAATCAGGCTTTGCCTCAGCATCAGGTTACGGTCTGACGGTGGCACTCAATACCGAAATCACGGCAGCATTGGAACAGGAAGGTTGGGTCCGTGAAGTGGTTCGTGCTGTGCAGGATACCCGGAAACGACTGGACTTGCCGATTGAGAAAAGAGTACGTTTGACGCTGGATGTAGATGCATCCCTTCAGGAAGCTATTCAGGCGTTTGATGATGTGTTGCGTGAAAATGTTCTCGTAACCGAAGTTACATTCGGCTCGAATGAGTCTATGGAACGCATTGAAGCTGGAGGCAAATCGATCGGTATTTACATCGAGGCGTAA
- a CDS encoding DivIVA domain-containing protein — protein MPLTPLDIHNKEFSRRLRGYDEDEVNEFLDQVIKDYEGVIRENKELSNQLLSVQEKLDHFSTIEETLSKTIIIAQEAADDVKGNAKKEAQLIVKEAEKNADRIVNESLGKSRKIALEVEELKKQASIYRARFRTLVEAQLELLTQDGWEVLESREQEVRDREREMKEIY, from the coding sequence ATGCCATTAACGCCGCTGGACATACACAACAAGGAATTTTCCCGACGTTTGCGCGGGTATGACGAGGATGAAGTCAATGAATTCCTGGATCAAGTCATCAAAGATTACGAAGGCGTCATTCGCGAGAACAAAGAGCTGAGCAATCAGTTGCTGTCCGTTCAGGAGAAACTGGATCATTTTTCCACAATTGAAGAGACGCTTAGCAAAACGATCATCATTGCGCAGGAAGCTGCTGATGATGTGAAGGGTAATGCGAAGAAAGAAGCGCAGTTGATCGTGAAGGAAGCAGAGAAAAATGCAGACCGGATCGTGAACGAATCGTTGGGCAAATCTCGCAAAATTGCTTTGGAAGTGGAAGAACTGAAAAAGCAGGCCTCGATTTATCGTGCCCGTTTCCGCACGCTTGTTGAAGCGCAGCTTGAACTGTTGACTCAGGATGGTTGGGAAGTGCTTGAGAGCCGGGAGCAGGAAGTGCGTGACCGTGAGCGGGAGATGAAAGAAATTTATTAG
- a CDS encoding YlmH/Sll1252 family protein — protein sequence MSGEIYEHFSHDERDFVDKASDWVEQAGKYHDMKLTDFLDPRQVFILQTLANRRNDVQIRLDGGYEAAERKRALVAPDYMYLDDEDMGMQVLSITSDDQKISELEHGDYMGSLLGLGMKRGKIGDIQVLEDGCHTVVAAETGAFLSLQLNQVHRLHVFTELLPLDQMRWSENKLETMDITVASLRLDGICADVYRLSRSKVLVPIKAGRCRVNWKVEEDPSKSLKAGDVVSIQGFGRFKVMEQDGMTKKGRCRVKIGKFA from the coding sequence ATGAGCGGTGAAATTTACGAACATTTTAGCCATGATGAGCGGGATTTTGTAGATAAAGCATCGGACTGGGTTGAGCAGGCAGGCAAGTATCATGACATGAAGCTAACTGACTTTCTTGACCCAAGGCAGGTTTTTATTTTACAAACTCTTGCCAATCGTCGTAATGACGTTCAGATTCGTCTGGATGGTGGTTATGAGGCTGCTGAGCGCAAGCGTGCGCTGGTTGCACCTGATTATATGTATCTGGATGATGAGGATATGGGTATGCAGGTGCTGAGCATTACGTCTGATGATCAGAAAATCTCGGAGCTGGAGCATGGGGACTATATGGGTTCCCTGCTCGGGCTTGGGATGAAACGTGGAAAGATCGGGGATATCCAAGTGCTGGAGGACGGTTGCCATACAGTGGTGGCGGCGGAAACCGGCGCTTTTTTATCGCTTCAACTGAATCAGGTGCATCGGTTACATGTGTTCACGGAGTTACTTCCTTTGGATCAGATGCGTTGGTCAGAGAACAAACTGGAGACGATGGACATTACGGTCGCTTCGCTTCGTTTGGATGGAATCTGTGCAGATGTGTATCGGCTTAGTCGCAGTAAAGTGCTGGTGCCGATCAAAGCTGGTCGCTGCCGTGTAAACTGGAAAGTTGAGGAAGATCCCTCCAAATCGCTAAAAGCGGGTGATGTTGTATCGATTCAGGGATTTGGCCGTTTCAAGGTTATGGAACAGGATGGGATGACCAAAAAAGGGCGTTGCCGAGTGAAAATCGGCAAATTTGCCTGA
- a CDS encoding YggT family protein encodes MESLVNILGFAYQIYFYMVIVYILMSWLPNARESFIGEWLGKLVEPYLSPFRRFIPPLFGVLDISPIVALIVLQLALNGLISILRYFAY; translated from the coding sequence TTGGAGTCGTTAGTTAATATTTTGGGTTTTGCATATCAAATTTACTTTTACATGGTCATCGTCTACATATTGATGTCATGGCTTCCCAATGCACGGGAGAGCTTTATCGGTGAATGGCTAGGCAAATTAGTGGAACCATACCTAAGTCCGTTTCGTCGATTTATACCGCCTTTGTTCGGGGTGCTGGATATTTCCCCGATTGTGGCGCTGATTGTTCTTCAACTGGCGCTTAATGGGCTGATCTCCATACTTCGGTATTTTGCATATTAG
- a CDS encoding cell division protein SepF: MGVMNKFMNFLGLQEEEEIVERERMAAQEENEPEQQEAETSSLDKRRNQRGNNVVSIHSQKNVKVVLYEPRSYDEAQEIADHLRSHRTVVVNLQRIRQDQALRVIDFLSGTVYALGGGISKIGGNIFLCTPDTVEIQGSITEILADSEQDYNRMR, from the coding sequence ATGGGCGTAATGAATAAATTTATGAATTTCCTCGGACTTCAGGAAGAGGAAGAGATTGTGGAACGTGAACGGATGGCTGCGCAGGAGGAAAATGAACCTGAACAGCAGGAAGCTGAAACTTCCAGTCTCGATAAACGTAGAAACCAAAGGGGGAATAATGTGGTGAGCATTCATTCCCAGAAAAATGTTAAAGTTGTCCTGTATGAACCGCGTTCTTACGACGAGGCTCAGGAGATTGCCGACCATCTGCGTTCGCATCGTACCGTTGTGGTGAACTTGCAACGAATACGTCAGGACCAAGCGCTGCGCGTTATTGATTTTTTGAGTGGCACGGTATACGCATTGGGTGGCGGTATTTCCAAAATCGGCGGAAACATTTTTCTCTGCACGCCAGATACGGTTGAAATTCAGGGATCAATTACGGAAATACTGGCTGACAGCGAGCAAGATTATAACAGAATGAGGTGA
- a CDS encoding YggS family pyridoxal phosphate-dependent enzyme: MSLEERIQQVNQKIEDACRRSNRQRDDVNVIAVTKYVSLETTGSVLNHGLEHIGENRWQDAQAKWEAFGQQGTWHFIGHLQTNKVKDVIGKFRYIHSLDRLSLAKELDKKAASLGIQVETFLQVNISGEESKYGLQPEQASSFLRDIRSFNNLKVVGLMTMAPHEENPELTRPVFRGLRELRDQLNGQALTAEPLTELSMGMSNDFEVAIEEGATWVRLGSILVGKEEGSRWA; encoded by the coding sequence GTGTCTTTGGAGGAGCGTATACAACAGGTGAATCAGAAGATCGAGGATGCATGTCGGCGCAGTAACCGTCAACGTGATGATGTGAATGTGATTGCGGTCACGAAGTATGTCTCACTTGAAACAACGGGATCGGTGCTGAATCATGGTCTTGAGCATATTGGAGAAAACCGGTGGCAGGATGCACAGGCCAAATGGGAAGCTTTTGGTCAGCAGGGTACCTGGCATTTTATCGGTCATTTGCAGACGAACAAGGTGAAAGACGTGATTGGCAAGTTTCGTTACATACATTCACTGGATCGTTTGTCATTGGCGAAGGAGTTGGATAAGAAAGCAGCTTCACTTGGCATACAAGTGGAAACGTTTTTGCAGGTGAATATTTCGGGTGAAGAGAGCAAGTATGGCTTACAACCGGAACAGGCAAGTTCATTTTTGCGTGATATTCGTTCGTTCAACAATCTCAAGGTCGTCGGCCTGATGACCATGGCACCTCATGAGGAAAATCCGGAGCTGACGCGTCCCGTATTTCGTGGATTGCGTGAGCTGAGAGATCAATTGAATGGACAAGCCCTTACAGCAGAACCGTTGACTGAACTGTCGATGGGGATGTCCAATGATTTTGAAGTGGCCATTGAAGAAGGTGCAACCTGGGTACGACTGGGATCGATTCTCGTAGGAAAAGAGGAGGGTTCACGATGGGCGTAA
- the pgeF gene encoding peptidoglycan editing factor PgeF, which yields MEPFVLNKELRERTENPNSDFGSDPLLLYVEPWRQQFEKLNVGFTTRHGGVGNVPYATLNCAYHVGDDPEDVLNNRRLVTEKLGFAAEAWTCGEQVHGKHVAVITTEDRSRGLFDRPSALQDTDGLVTNVPGVLLTSFYADCVPLYFYDPVQQAVGLAHAGWKGTVAGIAVSMVETMEREYGSRRQDIRAAIGPSIGDCCYEVDEAVMQHVRVWFDDSPVNDKYKDSASKQAYRAVNNGKTMLNLKECNRHIMMKAGIMPDHIECTTWCTSCHPELFFSYRKENGVTGRMASWIGLEER from the coding sequence ATGGAACCCTTTGTATTGAATAAGGAATTACGTGAACGGACAGAGAATCCTAACTCAGATTTCGGTTCTGACCCGTTATTATTATATGTTGAGCCTTGGAGACAGCAGTTTGAAAAGTTGAATGTCGGGTTCACGACAAGACATGGTGGAGTCGGAAATGTTCCCTATGCTACGCTCAATTGTGCTTATCACGTGGGGGATGATCCTGAAGATGTACTTAACAACCGCAGGCTTGTAACCGAGAAGCTTGGATTTGCAGCAGAAGCATGGACCTGTGGAGAGCAGGTGCACGGCAAACATGTAGCTGTAATTACAACTGAAGATCGGAGCAGGGGATTATTTGATCGTCCATCTGCATTGCAGGATACAGATGGATTGGTCACGAATGTGCCTGGGGTGCTGCTGACTTCTTTCTATGCCGACTGTGTTCCGCTTTATTTCTATGACCCTGTGCAGCAGGCTGTAGGTCTTGCTCATGCTGGCTGGAAAGGTACAGTCGCGGGTATAGCCGTATCCATGGTGGAGACGATGGAACGGGAGTATGGAAGCCGTAGACAGGATATTCGTGCTGCCATCGGTCCGTCCATTGGGGATTGCTGTTATGAAGTAGATGAGGCGGTTATGCAGCATGTACGAGTTTGGTTTGATGATTCTCCGGTTAATGATAAATACAAGGATTCTGCTTCTAAACAAGCATATCGAGCCGTGAATAACGGTAAAACGATGTTAAACTTGAAAGAATGTAATCGACACATTATGATGAAAGCAGGAATAATGCCGGATCATATCGAATGTACAACATGGTGTACAAGTTGTCATCCCGAACTCTTTTTCTCCTACCGGAAAGAAAATGGTGTTACAGGGCGGATGGCGAGCTGGATTGGGCTGGAAGAGAGGTGA
- a CDS encoding YlmC/YmxH family sporulation protein, with product MKVNTSEVAARGMKISDFQTKDVINITDGKRLGQISDLELDLKQGRIEAIVVPGYSRFMGLFGGGTDLVIPWRNIVKIGSDVILVKMDEVKENTYDERDREARLYDEQQHNRTERVERIERSERNQRRTI from the coding sequence ATGAAAGTAAATACGAGCGAAGTAGCGGCACGAGGTATGAAAATCTCGGACTTTCAGACAAAGGATGTTATTAACATTACGGATGGCAAACGTCTAGGTCAGATCAGTGACCTGGAGCTTGATCTGAAGCAGGGACGAATTGAAGCGATTGTTGTACCAGGGTACAGCCGTTTCATGGGTCTCTTTGGAGGGGGAACGGACTTGGTCATTCCCTGGAGAAATATTGTGAAGATTGGTTCAGATGTGATTCTGGTGAAGATGGATGAAGTAAAGGAGAACACGTATGACGAGCGTGATCGGGAAGCGCGTCTGTATGATGAACAGCAACATAACCGCACAGAACGTGTGGAACGCATCGAACGTTCGGAACGTAATCAGCGTCGAACGATATAA
- the sigG gene encoding RNA polymerase sporulation sigma factor SigG — protein sequence MTRNKVEICGVDTAKLPVLTNTEMRELFHSLQQHHDRSAREKLVNGNLRLVLSVIQRFNNRGEFVDDLFQVGCIGLMKAIDNFDLSQNVKFSTYAVPMIIGEIRRYLRDNNPIRVSRSLRDIAYKALQVRDSLTNKNSREPTIFEIAEVLNVPKEDVVFALDAIQDPVSLFEPIYHDGGDPIYVMDQISDDRNKDVSWIEEIALREAMHRLGQREKMILSMRFFEGKTQMEVADEIGISQAQVSRLEKSAIQQMQKHVKS from the coding sequence ATGACCCGAAACAAAGTCGAGATTTGTGGCGTGGACACCGCAAAATTGCCTGTCCTCACCAACACTGAAATGCGGGAATTGTTTCATTCCCTTCAGCAACACCATGATCGCTCAGCAAGAGAGAAATTAGTGAATGGCAACCTGCGTCTGGTACTCAGTGTCATTCAGCGTTTTAACAATCGGGGGGAGTTTGTCGATGATCTGTTCCAGGTTGGTTGCATCGGCCTGATGAAAGCCATTGATAATTTTGATTTATCCCAGAATGTCAAATTTTCAACCTACGCGGTGCCGATGATTATCGGTGAAATCCGTCGATACCTGCGTGATAATAACCCGATTCGGGTATCTCGCTCCTTGAGGGACATTGCTTACAAAGCACTTCAGGTCCGTGACAGCCTGACGAATAAAAACTCTCGGGAACCGACGATATTCGAAATTGCGGAAGTACTGAATGTGCCGAAGGAAGATGTTGTTTTTGCATTGGACGCCATTCAGGACCCGGTCTCGCTCTTCGAACCGATCTATCATGATGGTGGAGATCCGATCTATGTTATGGATCAGATCAGCGATGACAGAAACAAGGATGTGTCGTGGATCGAGGAAATTGCGCTTCGGGAAGCGATGCATCGTCTTGGTCAGCGGGAAAAAATGATTCTGTCGATGCGGTTTTTCGAAGGGAAAACCCAGATGGAAGTGGCTGATGAAATTGGCATTTCCCAGGCTCAGGTATCACGTCTGGAGAAATCAGCGATACAGCAGATGCAAAAACATGTAAAGTCGTAA
- the sigE gene encoding RNA polymerase sporulation sigma factor SigE, with protein MLVKWKLVAQLQYYRLLFLLGLKSEEIYYIGGSEALPPPLTREEEEFLLQKLSSGDSAIRAMLIERNLRLVVYIARKFENTGINIEDLVSIGAIGLIKAVNTFDPEKKIKLATYASRCIENEILMYLRRNSKIRTEVSFDEPLNIDWDGNELLLSDVLGTENDTIYRNIEEQVDRKLLHKALEKLTERERMIMELRFGLTDGEEKTQKDVADLLGISQSYISRLEKRIIKRLRKEFNKMV; from the coding sequence ATGCTTGTAAAATGGAAACTGGTGGCGCAGCTGCAATATTACCGTCTGTTATTTTTGTTGGGGCTCAAAAGTGAAGAGATTTATTATATTGGGGGAAGCGAGGCACTTCCGCCGCCATTGACACGGGAAGAGGAAGAATTTTTGCTGCAAAAATTATCCTCGGGAGACTCGGCCATTCGTGCGATGCTCATTGAGCGTAACCTTCGTCTGGTGGTATACATCGCACGTAAATTTGAGAATACAGGAATCAATATTGAAGATTTGGTATCCATTGGAGCGATCGGATTGATTAAGGCAGTCAATACATTTGACCCGGAAAAGAAAATCAAACTGGCAACCTATGCTTCACGTTGTATCGAAAATGAAATTTTGATGTACCTACGACGCAATAGTAAGATCCGAACTGAAGTTTCTTTTGATGAACCGCTCAACATTGATTGGGATGGAAATGAACTATTATTATCCGATGTATTGGGTACAGAAAACGATACAATCTATCGGAATATTGAAGAGCAAGTAGACCGGAAGCTTTTACACAAGGCACTGGAAAAATTAACGGAGCGCGAGCGAATGATTATGGAGCTTCGTTTTGGCTTGACGGATGGGGAAGAAAAGACTCAAAAAGATGTAGCGGATCTACTTGGAATCTCCCAATCCTACATCTCTCGACTCGAAAAAAGAATCATTAAAAGACTCCGTAAGGAGTTCAATAAAATGGTCTGA
- the spoIIGA gene encoding sigma-E processing peptidase SpoIIGA — MVVYVDLIFLTNLCIDGALIGLTAWMRKTKLVWWRWLLSAIVGALYVVMMFVPEFDFMFTFLIKFGFSLVMLIIAFGFKGLQAFARTLGTFYVINFVAAGGILGVHYMLQSSGELFNGIWFTASGGMSFDLKIAFWFTFIVFFAVLLLFKAVQSSKRKTDRMTTYLGKVEVCIDEVVISCTGLLDTGNQLTDPLSRMPVMVMEVSLWQDMLPASWKGRLKDEAPDNLIMELDQESFQWQDRLRLVPYRGINKGTAFMLAMKPDRVKVTMEETCYETTRVLIGLDGGVLSSDGKYQAVIHPELVQDAASAQSTALSAGATEKPLNVV; from the coding sequence TTGGTTGTGTATGTGGATCTTATTTTTTTGACGAACCTTTGTATTGACGGCGCACTCATCGGACTGACCGCTTGGATGCGCAAAACAAAACTGGTCTGGTGGAGATGGTTGCTATCAGCCATTGTGGGCGCATTATACGTGGTCATGATGTTTGTACCGGAGTTTGATTTTATGTTCACCTTTTTGATCAAGTTCGGATTCTCGCTGGTCATGCTTATTATTGCTTTTGGTTTTAAGGGTCTGCAGGCTTTTGCGAGGACGCTCGGTACCTTCTATGTGATTAATTTTGTCGCTGCCGGAGGTATTCTGGGTGTGCATTACATGCTTCAGAGCTCCGGAGAGCTGTTTAACGGCATTTGGTTCACGGCTTCTGGCGGGATGTCATTTGATCTGAAGATTGCCTTCTGGTTCACGTTTATTGTATTTTTTGCCGTCCTGTTATTATTCAAAGCTGTGCAGAGTTCGAAACGGAAAACGGATCGCATGACGACCTATTTGGGTAAAGTTGAGGTCTGCATCGATGAGGTAGTCATTTCTTGTACAGGCCTTCTGGATACGGGCAATCAACTCACCGATCCCTTATCGCGCATGCCGGTCATGGTGATGGAGGTTTCGTTATGGCAAGACATGCTGCCGGCTTCATGGAAGGGAAGACTCAAGGACGAGGCGCCGGACAACCTTATTATGGAGCTTGATCAGGAAAGTTTTCAGTGGCAGGATCGACTGCGGCTTGTGCCCTATCGGGGCATTAACAAAGGGACTGCGTTTATGCTGGCGATGAAGCCGGACCGGGTGAAGGTGACGATGGAGGAAACATGTTATGAGACGACAAGGGTATTAATTGGGCTGGATGGAGGTGTTTTGTCGTCGGATGGGAAATACCAGGCCGTGATTCATCCTGAACTTGTGCAAGACGCTGCTTCTGCGCAGTCTACGGCTCTCTCTGCGGGAGCAACAGAAAAGCCGCTGAATGTGGTATAG